TGTTTAGAAAAAAGCCTGTTCAGCCCCCACAGGGAGCTGTTCACCGGCCAAACGTGCGGTTTGAACCAGCTCCCAGAAATAGCGGTAGGTCGCCCGGTCGTGCAATTCTCCTTCGTATTGAATCGGTCCC
The genomic region above belongs to Deltaproteobacteria bacterium and contains:
- a CDS encoding CoA ester lyase gives rise to the protein GPIQYEGELHDRATYRYFWELVQTARLAGEQLPVGAEQAFF